The Sulfurospirillum deleyianum DSM 6946 nucleotide sequence CATCTCTTTAGCCTTTCTTTTTTTCCTGATTGCAAGCTATTTTGACAACGATTCTATTATCTTACACTTTGCAAAAAAACTGCATAAACGCTCTTTAAGTAGCAATGAAGAGGCGTACATTAACCGCTCCACCCTCTTTTGGATTGGCTTAGCGTTTGTGAATATTCTTTTACATGTAACGATGTTGTTGCTTAAAAATGATGCTTATTGGATTATCTACTCCTCGTTTGGCTGGTATATGGTTTTTATTTTTGGGGGCATTGTGCAGTTTCTACACCGTCACTTTGTCTTTTTAAAACGAGGCTAAGTTTATGCGAGTTTTTCTGCTGTGTGCATTAGCGCTTAACCTGCTTTTAGGCGCTTCTACGTTTAAAGAGACCCGTTACCTCTATGCCCTCGATAAAACGCTAACTCTTGAGGGATTTATTACCTTTGGCGAAGAGAATATTGTCATTGAGTATACAAAGCCCAACACCAAAGTGTTGACCTATTTTGAAGATAAACTCTCCATTCAAGATGAAAATGGCTATCAGATGATTGATACCCAGCAGATGCCATCCTTGCACTATTTTTTTATGATTATTCAAGCGGTGCATACGCAAAATACTCCCGCACTTGAGATGTTTTTTGAGACCCAAAATGGCATACTGATCCCCAAAGGTGTTGCCGCAGAAGTGTTAGAAAAAGTCGAAATTCACTATGTGGGAGACACACTTCACTCTTTACATGTAGCTATGAAAAACGGCGATAGGATTGACATTGAAGTTAGCAACTAAATCCCTTAATTTCTTTCTTTTCGGGCTGATTGGAACGCTTTTCTTTCTCTTCTACCCCAAACTCACACTCTCCACCAATCTACTCTCCTTTGTACCGGATGGAAAAGAGAAACAGACGTTTGAACGCTATGGAGATTTTAAACAAGCCAACCATATTTTCATCGCCATCAAAGGATTCGATCAAGATGCACTTGCCACCATTAAAAGCATTGAGCAAACACTGGTGCAATCAGGGATGTTCAAACACGAAAGCGCCATTGCACCCAATCCAAAGTTGCTAGAGTACACCAAAACCTACGCCTATTATCTAAGCACTCTTCAAACACCCAACGAGCGTATTGACGCAAGGCTTAAGCGTTTATATGAAGATCTTTTGCACTCACCCTATTATCTTAGCATCGACACGCAAGACCCTTTAGGCTATTTTCAAAGCCCTAAAAAAGAACTTCCACTCACCCTTAAAGAGGGGCATGCTGCATTGGAAGATTATGGCTACTTGAGTATTTTTAGCCTCAGTGAAACACACCCTACCCTTGAATCCTATCAAACGCTCTATACCTTTTTGCACAAAAATCTCGATAACATAGAAAATGTACGCCTCTTTAGCCCTTTTTTCTATTTTGTGGAAAATGCAAAAAAAATTGAAAGCGATGTCACGTTTCTTATCTTTCTCTCCACCACATTGCTCTTGCTCTTGTATCTTTTTATTATTAAAAATATTGCCCTGCTTCTTAATACCATCCTCACACTCATCAGCTCTGCGCTACTGGCATTAATGCTCACAAACCTAATGTGGCAAGAGGTCTCCATCTTTGTTTTAGCCTTTGGTAACGCCATTGGAACACTGGCGATTGACTACATGTTTCATTACTATTTTTATGGACATTATGAGAGCACACAACCATTTAACCGTTCGGTATTTTATGGTTTTTTAACCACCTTTGGCGGTTTTTTAATTTTTTCATGGGTCGATTTTCCGCTCATTCAGCAAGTCTGTTTCTTTGCTATGGCATCCTTGCTCTTTTCTTACCTTCAATTTGTCTTTTTATTTCCTCGCATTGGATTTAAAAAAATCCCTTCTCCTGTGCGTTTTACCTTTTCGATTCCTCTGCCCTATCGTCTGATTTCGCTCCTCTCATTGCTCATTATTTTAGGGACGATTCCTTTTGTGCGTTTTGATACGTCGCTTAAAAATCTTGACTACCAAAACACCGCTTTAATGCAAGAAGAAGCCTTTTTTAAAGGAGCGATTGGCAAAGAGAGCCTCACTCCCATTTTACTTCAAGCGCCTTCGATTGAAGGGTTGATTGAGCGAAGCAAAGAGCTCTCAAAAAAACTTCCACATGCCTTTATTCCTCTTGCCTCATCGCTGGATGAAGAGAGCTTTTTCGTACGAAAAAAAGAGTTAAGCGCTTTAAAACTAGAAGAAAAACGCCTCGAAATTGAAACCAAAGCCACTTCCCTTGGATTTCGTAAAGCATTTTTTTACAACGCCTATACCCCCCAAATGCTCTATCCACCCTATCCACAACAAAGCCTTGAATCGCTCAACGCCTTGGGTTTTGACGTCATTGAGCATGATGGCGTATTTTACACCCATGGTATGATTCACACGGAGCAGAGAGCTTTACTTAAAGCCTTTGATTTTGCGCTGATTATTGATGCCAAAGAGATTTTTTTCAACGCTTTACAGACTATCAAACATCAACTACTCCTAGGTGGAGGTTTGGCTTTAGGATTTGTCGCCTTAACACTTTTGCTTCTTTGCTACCACACCCTAAGCCTAAGTGCGAGTTTTGTTTTATTGCCTAGCGCACTCATTTTAAGTCTCTGTACCTTTACGGATATCTCGATTGCACACCTTTTTATGCTCTTCATTATGATGCTCTTTGGAATTGATTATGGCATTTACATGCGTCATGAAACGAATCCGCAAGATGGGACAAGAAGTGCGATTTTCTTCTCCATTATTGACACCTTTGCAGGATTTGGGGTTCTCATCTTTAGTCATATTGGAGCACTTCATGATATTGGCATGGTTTCAACCCTCGCAACGATTGCCATTTTATTTTTATTGATAGGAAGAGAAAAACAGTGAAAATTACCATAATCCATGATGACCAAACCCAAAGCGTTTACGAGAGTGAAACACTCTTTGATGAGAGCCTTAGAGGCTCCATTATTCCCATTGACTCACAGAGTAAAGAGAAGAGTGCGATTGCTATTTTAAAAGCCTATCTCTCAGGGGCAAAGCCGATTCTTTATGACCAAGATAACACCGCTCTTGCACAAAAAGTAGCTTCGTTTGATACCTCCGTACTGAGCTTAATTGATTTTGCCGCTATGTTTTTTACCTCAGGCAGTACAGGTTCTCCCACAGGAGCCTTTAAAACCAAAGAAAATATTGAGACGGACATGGAAGCTTTGCTAAGAGAATTTGGAAATTTTAGTGTTGAAAATGTCGTAGCTACCGTTCCGTTTATTCATATTTATGGCTTTTTAGCCGCTTTGCTTCTGCCTTTAAAACTAAATAAACCGCTTTTGTTTAAAGAGCATTTTTTACCGCACGATTTACTCTCTTTAGCCAAAGAGAACACGCTTATTGTCACCACACCGCTTTACATCAAATCCCTTTTACGCCTCAATGAGCCTAAAGATTTGAGCCAGACCATTTTTATTAGCTCCACAGGTCCTTTAAGTAGCAAGATTGCCAAAGCCTTTTGTGACACCTTTAACACCACACTCATCCAACTTTTTGGCTCAACCGAGACAGGAAGCATCGCTTTTAAAAAACAAGATGACACGTTTTGGACACCTTTTCATGGGGTGGAAGTCTCTTTAAACGCCAAAGAGCTTTTACATGTAAAGTCTCCTTTTATTTCACACCAGCTATGGCAAGAGGGGCTTATTGAAACAGGAGGGCAGGTTCAGAGTTTTGATTATGCGCTCATTGAAAATGGAAAATTTCAACTCTTAGGACGAAGCAATACCATTGTCAAAATTGCGGGTAAACGCTACGCAACCACGCACATTGAAGAGATTTTAGAGCGCATGGAAGGAGTGAAAAAAGTCCTTGCCAATGTCAAACATATGGAGAACGAGCTCAAAGACGAAGTGGTGGAGTTGTTTATTGAAAGTACAAAAGAGGTAAACCTAAGAGATATTCAACACACACTCAAAGAGAATTTAGGGAGTCTTAACATTCCTCTTAAACTTTACAGGGTAGAAAAAATAGAAACCTCGCTGATGGGCAAAAAAATGATGCCTATTCTTTAAAAAAAAGAGGCTCTAGCATCACGCTAGAACCTCTTTGGATTACAACATACTTAGCTGTACTTGAATCGATTTGTTAAGATTTTGAACCCATCCGTTGTAATTTTTATGAATGGTGTTTTCTGCTGGATTATAATCGAGATTTGAGCTATCTAAGTAAGTGATGCTATACTCATTCGCATTATACGTTACCAAAACCGTTGCTACGTGTTTACGCAAAGTTAACACACCTTGAATTTTTCCCTCAGCTGTCTTTTTCATCACCCAACCCAAACTACCACCTGCTTGAATAATTGCCTTTTCAACATCTTTGATTGTTGCTTTACTTGTACGATTTACAGATACT carries:
- a CDS encoding exporter-like protein yields the protein MKLATKSLNFFLFGLIGTLFFLFYPKLTLSTNLLSFVPDGKEKQTFERYGDFKQANHIFIAIKGFDQDALATIKSIEQTLVQSGMFKHESAIAPNPKLLEYTKTYAYYLSTLQTPNERIDARLKRLYEDLLHSPYYLSIDTQDPLGYFQSPKKELPLTLKEGHAALEDYGYLSIFSLSETHPTLESYQTLYTFLHKNLDNIENVRLFSPFFYFVENAKKIESDVTFLIFLSTTLLLLLYLFIIKNIALLLNTILTLISSALLALMLTNLMWQEVSIFVLAFGNAIGTLAIDYMFHYYFYGHYESTQPFNRSVFYGFLTTFGGFLIFSWVDFPLIQQVCFFAMASLLFSYLQFVFLFPRIGFKKIPSPVRFTFSIPLPYRLISLLSLLIILGTIPFVRFDTSLKNLDYQNTALMQEEAFFKGAIGKESLTPILLQAPSIEGLIERSKELSKKLPHAFIPLASSLDEESFFVRKKELSALKLEEKRLEIETKATSLGFRKAFFYNAYTPQMLYPPYPQQSLESLNALGFDVIEHDGVFYTHGMIHTEQRALLKAFDFALIIDAKEIFFNALQTIKHQLLLGGGLALGFVALTLLLLCYHTLSLSASFVLLPSALILSLCTFTDISIAHLFMLFIMMLFGIDYGIYMRHETNPQDGTRSAIFFSIIDTFAGFGVLIFSHIGALHDIGMVSTLATIAILFLLIGREKQ
- a CDS encoding AMP-binding protein; this translates as MKITIIHDDQTQSVYESETLFDESLRGSIIPIDSQSKEKSAIAILKAYLSGAKPILYDQDNTALAQKVASFDTSVLSLIDFAAMFFTSGSTGSPTGAFKTKENIETDMEALLREFGNFSVENVVATVPFIHIYGFLAALLLPLKLNKPLLFKEHFLPHDLLSLAKENTLIVTTPLYIKSLLRLNEPKDLSQTIFISSTGPLSSKIAKAFCDTFNTTLIQLFGSTETGSIAFKKQDDTFWTPFHGVEVSLNAKELLHVKSPFISHQLWQEGLIETGGQVQSFDYALIENGKFQLLGRSNTIVKIAGKRYATTHIEEILERMEGVKKVLANVKHMENELKDEVVELFIESTKEVNLRDIQHTLKENLGSLNIPLKLYRVEKIETSLMGKKMMPIL